Proteins co-encoded in one Candidatus Thiodictyon syntrophicum genomic window:
- a CDS encoding S1C family serine protease has translation MHLHLHRLAFARPRHRQCLSAAALLTLSLSAASAGLPETAATVKRSVVAVGTFQVVRAQQHELRGTGFAVAGNHIVTNAHVVSAKLDADRRETYAIFIPAGRDRAEVREATLVRSDGAHDLALLRFSGAPLPALRLGKSTEAREGEPIAFTGYPILNALGLFPATHQGIISAITPVVIPVGSGRDLTTEVLKRLDKPFDIFQLDATAYPGNSGSPLYAVGSARVLGVINSVFVKGTKEVALTNPSGITYAIPVDHVRTLLEEAGVKLSP, from the coding sequence ATGCACCTGCACCTGCACCGTCTTGCCTTTGCCCGACCCCGACACCGCCAGTGCCTGAGCGCCGCCGCCCTGCTGACCCTCTCGCTGTCGGCCGCGTCCGCCGGCCTGCCGGAGACGGCGGCCACCGTCAAACGCAGCGTGGTCGCGGTCGGGACCTTCCAGGTAGTGCGCGCCCAACAGCACGAATTGCGTGGGACCGGCTTTGCGGTGGCCGGCAACCACATCGTGACCAATGCCCATGTGGTGTCCGCCAAGCTGGATGCGGACCGGCGCGAGACCTATGCCATCTTCATACCGGCCGGTCGCGATCGGGCCGAGGTGCGCGAGGCCACCCTGGTGCGCAGCGACGGCGCCCATGATCTGGCCCTGCTGCGCTTCAGCGGCGCCCCCCTGCCGGCCCTGCGCCTGGGCAAGAGCACCGAGGCGCGCGAGGGGGAGCCGATCGCCTTCACCGGGTACCCGATCCTCAATGCCCTGGGGCTCTTTCCCGCAACCCATCAGGGGATCATCTCCGCCATCACCCCGGTGGTCATCCCGGTGGGCTCAGGCCGGGACCTGACCACCGAGGTCTTGAAGCGCCTGGACAAGCCTTTCGACATCTTTCAGTTGGATGCCACCGCCTACCCGGGCAATTCCGGCAGCCCACTCTACGCGGTCGGCAGCGCCCGGGTGCTGGGGGTGATCAACAGCGTCTTCGTCAAGGGTACCAAGGAGGTCGCCCTGACCAACCCGAGCGGCATCACCTACGCGATCCCGGTGGACCATGTACGCACCCTGCTTGAGGAGGCCGGGGTCAAGCTCTCGCCCTGA
- a CDS encoding C10 family peptidase translates to MKSRMNTRSRIIAGLAVIACLQLTAVSTLAAPVAPERAQIVATNWMLDQTGIAHEALPDFDRSVAVAAAAQVPAYYVLNMNPGGWAIVAADDAAYPIIAYSPDGTAQRDDAPPAYLEWMSKVNDSIRAAAQAGARRTSSGSLASDGVTAVIADAWQRLDDPSLQPQIRTGNALGSTVLTAVAPLLATTWSQGTYYNQFCPADNAGPDRHALVGCCATAFGQILRYHSHPATGNGSHAYTHATYGTLSANFGATTYNWAAIPTTGSLSTYNSAAATVLSQAGIALDMDYGPSGSGCYPSAVAPAFRNYFRYLADNIVNRSAYSDTAWIAKIKTDLDARRPVFYVGYGSGGHAFVLDGYDASDYFHFNWGWNGAYDGYFLISNLNPAGYNFNSSQAAVFNIRPATAPPTAPTALTATASSTSQINLTWTDNSSNETGFRIERKTGVSGTYAEIALPATNVSSFSNTGLTAGTTYYYRVRAYNAGGDSVNSNEAPAVTFTTACTSAKTAISAGSTLGGTLATTDCRSTVRSPSYYDNFTFAVAAGTTYTITMNSKSFDAFLYLLNGASVLADNDSGNGSWNSKIVYTATTSGTLTIHATSLSGGATGAYTVSLAGGAGCTTTPISVGSTSGTLATTDCRSTVRAGSYYDNTTFAATAGTTYTITLSSAAFDAYLFLLNSAGGVLASNDDYSGFNSRIVYRATTSGTLTIHATAYHVGATGAYLVTRN, encoded by the coding sequence ATGAAATCGCGTATGAATACTCGATCACGGATTATCGCAGGTCTCGCTGTCATTGCCTGCCTGCAATTGACTGCCGTCAGTACCCTGGCCGCGCCGGTCGCACCAGAGCGTGCGCAGATCGTGGCCACCAATTGGATGTTGGATCAAACCGGCATCGCGCATGAAGCATTGCCGGATTTTGACCGCAGCGTCGCAGTCGCCGCCGCGGCTCAGGTCCCGGCCTACTATGTCCTGAACATGAATCCGGGTGGCTGGGCGATCGTCGCGGCCGACGATGCCGCTTATCCGATCATTGCGTACTCGCCAGACGGCACGGCGCAGCGCGACGATGCGCCGCCCGCTTACCTCGAATGGATGAGTAAAGTCAATGATAGTATCCGTGCGGCGGCCCAAGCCGGCGCCCGCCGAACCTCGTCAGGCAGCCTCGCGTCGGACGGCGTAACCGCGGTGATTGCCGACGCCTGGCAGCGCCTGGATGATCCAAGCTTGCAGCCCCAGATACGGACCGGGAATGCCCTGGGCAGCACGGTACTCACAGCGGTCGCACCGCTCCTGGCTACCACCTGGTCACAGGGTACCTACTACAACCAGTTTTGTCCCGCCGATAATGCGGGGCCGGACCGCCACGCACTGGTCGGGTGCTGTGCGACGGCCTTCGGGCAGATCCTGAGATATCACAGCCACCCGGCGACCGGTAATGGCTCACACGCCTATACTCACGCAACCTACGGCACCCTGTCGGCAAATTTCGGCGCCACCACCTACAATTGGGCGGCCATCCCGACAACGGGCAGCCTGTCGACCTACAACAGCGCCGCGGCGACGGTGTTGAGCCAGGCCGGGATCGCACTCGATATGGATTATGGGCCAAGTGGTTCGGGCTGCTACCCGTCAGCCGTCGCACCGGCATTCAGAAATTACTTCCGCTACCTGGCGGACAACATCGTCAATCGCTCAGCCTACAGCGACACCGCGTGGATCGCGAAGATCAAGACGGACCTCGATGCGAGACGACCGGTTTTTTATGTCGGATATGGCAGCGGGGGTCACGCCTTCGTGCTGGATGGCTACGACGCCTCCGACTATTTCCACTTCAATTGGGGCTGGAATGGTGCATACGACGGATACTTCCTGATCAGCAACCTGAACCCGGCCGGCTACAACTTCAACAGCAGCCAGGCGGCCGTGTTCAACATTCGCCCCGCGACTGCGCCGCCCACGGCGCCCACGGCGCTGACCGCGACGGCATCGTCAACCTCACAGATCAACCTGACCTGGACGGACAACAGCAGCAACGAAACCGGGTTCAGGATCGAACGCAAGACGGGGGTGTCCGGGACCTATGCGGAAATCGCCCTGCCGGCCACCAATGTCTCCAGCTTCAGCAACACCGGGCTGACCGCGGGCACCACCTATTACTATCGGGTGCGGGCCTACAACGCCGGCGGGGACTCGGTCAACTCGAACGAGGCGCCCGCCGTGACCTTCACGACAGCCTGCACGTCCGCGAAGACGGCGATCAGCGCGGGCAGCACCTTGGGCGGGACCCTGGCGACGACCGACTGTCGGTCAACGGTGCGCTCGCCGAGCTATTACGATAACTTCACCTTCGCGGTAGCGGCCGGCACGACCTACACGATCACCATGAACTCGAAGTCCTTCGACGCCTTCCTGTACCTGCTCAACGGCGCTTCCGTGCTTGCCGACAATGACAGCGGCAATGGCTCGTGGAATTCCAAGATCGTCTACACCGCAACGACCTCCGGGACCCTGACGATCCACGCGACGTCCCTTAGTGGCGGCGCGACGGGCGCCTACACGGTATCCCTCGCCGGCGGTGCCGGCTGCACGACGACACCGATCAGTGTGGGAAGCACCAGCGGGACCTTGGCGACGACCGATTGTCGCTCCACGGTGCGCGCGGGCAGCTACTACGACAACACCACCTTCGCCGCGACAGCGGGCACGACCTACACGATCACGTTGAGTTCGGCGGCCTTTGACGCCTATCTGTTCCTGCTCAACAGCGCCGGGGGCGTGCTGGCGTCCAACGATGATTACAGTGGGTTCAACTCCCGGATCGTCTACCGAGCGACGACCTCGGGGACCCTGACGATCCACGCGACGGCCTATCATGTCGGCGCGACCGGGGCCTACCTGGTGACGAGAAACTAG
- a CDS encoding Uma2 family endonuclease: protein MNPLPHYDPDDPYPESDGQPMAENTEQYEWLVKIKENLEILFTQNPDVFVAGDLFWYPTKDRQITGPVAPDVMVAIGRPKGRRGCYKQWEEGGIAPQVVFEILSPANSLKEMADKRSFYDSFGVEEYYVYDPAANRLEVWLRQQGRLHRMSHLKGWTSPRLGIRFALSGATLEIFDPAGQPFLTSVELAERLQRADERAEYEAARAEHEAAQARQERERAAREGLRAQEEHARAERLAERLRALGIEP, encoded by the coding sequence ATGAATCCACTGCCGCACTACGACCCCGACGACCCCTACCCGGAGAGCGACGGTCAGCCCATGGCGGAGAACACCGAACAGTATGAATGGCTGGTCAAGATCAAGGAGAACCTGGAGATCCTGTTTACCCAAAACCCGGATGTCTTTGTTGCCGGCGATCTCTTCTGGTATCCGACCAAGGATCGGCAGATCACCGGCCCGGTGGCCCCGGACGTGATGGTCGCCATCGGCCGACCCAAGGGCCGCCGCGGCTGCTACAAGCAGTGGGAAGAGGGTGGCATAGCCCCGCAGGTCGTCTTCGAGATCCTGTCGCCGGCCAACAGCCTCAAAGAGATGGCCGACAAGCGCTCCTTCTATGACAGCTTCGGGGTGGAGGAATACTACGTCTACGACCCCGCGGCCAACCGGCTCGAGGTGTGGCTGCGCCAACAGGGGCGGCTGCACCGGATGTCGCATCTGAAGGGCTGGACCAGCCCGCGGCTCGGTATCCGCTTCGCCCTGAGCGGGGCGACCCTGGAGATCTTCGACCCCGCGGGCCAGCCCTTCCTGACCTCCGTGGAACTGGCCGAGCGCCTCCAGCGTGCGGATGAGCGGGCGGAGTATGAGGCCGCTCGGGCCGAGCACGAGGCCGCGCAAGCGCGACAGGAGCGTGAACGCGCCGCGCGCGAGGGCCTGCGTGCACAGGAGGAGCACGCCCGCGCCGAGCGGCTGGCCGAGCGGCTGCGCGCACTGGGGATCGAGCCCTGA
- a CDS encoding DUF2076 domain-containing protein — MEQNERQLIDGLFAKLKQAQQQSGPRDPGAEQVIAEALRAQPAAPYYMAQVILVQDHAMQAQYQRIQELEQELAERPAPAAGGGSFLGGLFGGGSGQSVGTVLPGAERAPVMAPGTPYGTQPPQSRGWGNPAVPAAAGRGPFGQGQPGGGGFMSSALTTAAGVAGGVMLASALGGLFGGQEAKAAEPPANEPEPAAPDQADPQDDTLLDDGGDFATFGDF; from the coding sequence ATGGAACAAAACGAACGCCAACTGATCGACGGGCTCTTCGCCAAGCTGAAGCAGGCGCAGCAGCAGTCCGGTCCCCGCGATCCCGGCGCGGAGCAAGTGATCGCGGAGGCCCTGCGGGCCCAGCCGGCGGCACCCTATTACATGGCGCAGGTAATCCTCGTCCAGGATCACGCGATGCAGGCGCAGTACCAGCGCATTCAGGAGCTGGAGCAGGAACTGGCCGAGCGCCCGGCGCCGGCGGCCGGCGGCGGGAGCTTCCTGGGCGGACTCTTCGGCGGCGGTTCGGGCCAGTCGGTCGGCACGGTGCTGCCGGGGGCTGAGCGCGCGCCGGTCATGGCGCCCGGCACCCCTTACGGGACCCAGCCCCCCCAGAGTCGGGGCTGGGGCAATCCGGCGGTGCCGGCAGCCGCCGGCCGCGGCCCCTTCGGGCAGGGCCAGCCGGGCGGCGGCGGTTTCATGTCCTCGGCCCTGACGACCGCGGCCGGGGTGGCGGGCGGTGTCATGCTCGCCAGCGCCTTGGGCGGTCTCTTCGGCGGCCAGGAGGCGAAGGCCGCCGAGCCGCCGGCGAACGAGCCGGAGCCGGCCGCGCCCGATCAGGCGGACCCGCAGGACGACACGCTGCTCGACGACGGCGGGGACTTCGCTACCTTCGGGGACTTCTGA
- a CDS encoding ribonuclease T2 family protein, with translation MHPSRPLLPLLPLLLCLWPLAAAAEPFAGSLIAEKDCPAGTSTKHQKNPGQIRLVPGQSYRVVARNQPQPTHYQVRIESAEPKDRWVEASCGRFAAPLAAAPQAPDQPSAPPAVTRAATPTTAPAAAAPGGMDAQYVLAATWQPAFCEPRPHRPECQGLTPERADARRFSLHGLWPQPIGRAYCGIAQPDRTAAESGDWKRLPRPDLSTATRAQLEQQMPGTAGNLERHEWAKHGSCYGTDAETYFRHALALLAQLNDSQVQRLFESNIGKRLRAEEVRAAVARTFGPGSGERVRLECDQDGLITELRIGLKGAITDQSPLAELIRAAPTRTVGCRGGWVDRAGPGR, from the coding sequence ATGCACCCGTCGCGCCCACTGCTCCCACTGCTCCCACTGCTCCTGTGTCTCTGGCCGCTGGCCGCGGCGGCGGAGCCCTTCGCGGGCAGCCTGATCGCGGAGAAGGACTGTCCGGCGGGCACCTCGACCAAGCATCAGAAGAATCCGGGGCAGATCCGTCTGGTGCCGGGGCAAAGCTATAGGGTCGTCGCCCGCAACCAGCCGCAGCCGACGCATTACCAAGTGCGCATCGAGTCCGCAGAGCCCAAGGACCGGTGGGTGGAGGCCTCCTGCGGCCGGTTCGCTGCGCCCCTGGCGGCCGCACCCCAGGCGCCGGACCAACCGTCGGCGCCACCCGCGGTAACCCGGGCGGCAACCCCGACCACGGCCCCTGCTGCCGCCGCGCCGGGCGGGATGGACGCCCAGTACGTCCTCGCCGCCACTTGGCAGCCGGCCTTCTGCGAGCCGCGCCCACATCGCCCGGAGTGCCAGGGTCTGACCCCGGAACGGGCCGACGCCCGCCGGTTCTCGCTCCACGGGCTCTGGCCGCAACCGATCGGGCGTGCCTACTGCGGGATCGCACAGCCGGACCGCACCGCCGCCGAGTCGGGTGACTGGAAGCGCCTGCCGCGGCCTGACCTCAGCACAGCCACCCGCGCACAGCTCGAGCAGCAGATGCCTGGGACGGCCGGCAACCTGGAGCGCCACGAGTGGGCCAAGCACGGGAGCTGTTACGGCACGGATGCGGAGACCTACTTCCGGCACGCGCTGGCGCTGCTCGCGCAACTCAACGACTCGCAGGTGCAGCGGCTGTTTGAGTCCAACATCGGCAAACGGCTGCGCGCGGAGGAGGTACGGGCCGCCGTCGCGCGCACCTTCGGTCCGGGCAGCGGGGAGCGGGTGCGGCTGGAGTGCGACCAGGACGGCCTGATCACTGAACTGCGCATCGGGCTCAAGGGGGCGATCACGGACCAGTCGCCCCTGGCCGAGCTGATCCGGGCGGCACCGACGCGCACGGTCGGCTGCCGCGGCGGCTGGGTGGATCGGGCCGGCCCCGGTCGCTAG
- a CDS encoding ISAs1 family transposase, translated as MAEIPCQSCRPASELLRRLEVRLILPGERDAWDALVEAHHYLGLRSLFGKTLRYVATLDGCWLALLGWQAAALKCAARDAWIGWPRVLHYQRLHLLANNARFLILPATGRVPNLASRILALNLRRLSDDWLRVHGHRLLLAETFVDPTRFTGACYRAANWQVVGTTRGFARCNGRYTPHGEPKQALVYPLHPRARALLCAPVLPAPWSTPMQSVTLTTAQMQDLQQRLRALPDRRRPRGKRHPQATVLSIGLAAVLAGNRGYTALAEWAARLTQAQLKRLHARYNPRTERFEPPSEPTLRRVLQASDVAAIDATLSDWLLGLVAADDAVAVDGKALRGAVRPDGTQVHLLSAFLQDQGVTVAQREIPAKTNEIPELKPLLAPLDLTGRVVTADALHTQRETARFLVEEKQAHYFFTVKENQPTLYADLSALTEAHFPPLHHDPR; from the coding sequence ATGGCCGAAATTCCTTGCCAGTCCTGCCGCCCCGCGTCGGAGTTACTCCGGCGTCTGGAGGTCCGCCTGATCCTGCCCGGGGAGCGGGACGCGTGGGATGCGCTGGTCGAGGCGCATCATTACCTGGGCCTACGCTCGTTATTCGGCAAGACCTTACGCTACGTTGCCACGCTTGATGGGTGCTGGCTGGCGCTGCTCGGCTGGCAGGCGGCGGCGCTCAAGTGCGCGGCCCGCGATGCCTGGATCGGTTGGCCGCGGGTGCTGCACTATCAACGCCTGCATCTGCTGGCCAACAACGCCCGGTTCTTGATCCTCCCCGCCACCGGGCGCGTCCCTAATCTGGCCTCGCGCATCCTGGCGCTGAACCTGCGGCGCCTGTCCGACGATTGGCTGCGCGTCCATGGTCACCGCCTGTTGCTGGCCGAGACCTTCGTCGATCCAACGCGTTTTACCGGTGCCTGTTACCGCGCCGCCAACTGGCAGGTGGTCGGCACCACGCGCGGCTTTGCGCGCTGCAACGGCCGCTATACCCCCCATGGCGAACCCAAGCAGGCACTCGTCTATCCGTTGCACCCACGCGCCCGGGCGCTGTTGTGCGCCCCCGTGCTACCCGCCCCTTGGAGCACGCCAATGCAATCCGTCACCCTGACCACGGCCCAGATGCAGGACCTGCAGCAGCGTCTGCGCGCGCTGCCCGATCGGCGCCGTCCGCGCGGTAAACGCCATCCCCAGGCCACGGTGTTGAGCATCGGCCTCGCCGCCGTACTCGCCGGCAACCGCGGCTATACCGCGCTCGCCGAGTGGGCAGCGCGCCTGACCCAGGCCCAACTCAAGCGTCTACACGCCCGCTACAATCCCCGCACCGAGCGCTTCGAGCCACCCTCCGAGCCGACCTTGCGCCGCGTCCTGCAAGCCAGCGACGTTGCCGCCATTGATGCCACCTTGAGTGACTGGCTGCTCGGCCTCGTCGCTGCCGACGATGCCGTGGCCGTCGATGGTAAGGCCCTGCGCGGGGCGGTGCGCCCCGACGGCACCCAGGTGCATCTGCTCAGCGCGTTCCTCCAAGATCAGGGCGTGACCGTGGCGCAGCGCGAGATCCCGGCCAAGACCAACGAGATCCCGGAGCTCAAACCGCTGCTCGCACCCTTGGACCTCACGGGACGGGTGGTCACCGCCGATGCGCTGCATACCCAACGCGAGACCGCGCGCTTCCTGGTCGAGGAGAAACAGGCCCACTATTTTTTCACGGTCAAAGAAAATCAGCCCACCCTCTATGCCGACCTCAGCGCCCTGACCGAGGCGCATTTCCCCCCTCTGCACCACGACCCTCGATAA
- a CDS encoding phosphoribulokinase: MSRKHPIVAVTGSSGAGTTTVKRAFEHIFYRDGISAAVVEGDSFHRYDRVAMKTAMATFAAEGRNLSHFGPDANHFKLLAELFHAYGETGTGKKRYYIHSDEEATEQNARLGTTLKAGQFTPWEGLSEGTDLLFYEGLHGLVVTDEDNVAQHVDLGVGVVPIVNLEWIQKIHRDNLERGYSAEAIVDTIMRRMPDYILHITPQFSLTDINFQRVPTVDTSNPFIARDIPTPDESFVIIRFREPDKLEIDFPYLLSMIKDSFMSRRNSMVVPGGKMGMAMEIILQPIIERMMAARRV, translated from the coding sequence ATGTCAAGAAAGCACCCGATCGTCGCCGTTACCGGGTCCTCCGGGGCCGGTACTACTACCGTCAAGCGCGCCTTCGAGCACATCTTTTACCGCGACGGCATCAGTGCCGCCGTCGTCGAGGGTGACAGCTTCCACCGCTACGACCGTGTGGCCATGAAGACCGCGATGGCCACGTTCGCGGCGGAAGGCCGCAATCTCAGCCATTTCGGACCGGACGCCAATCACTTCAAGCTGTTGGCGGAACTGTTCCACGCCTACGGGGAGACCGGCACCGGCAAGAAACGCTACTACATCCACAGCGACGAGGAGGCGACGGAGCAGAACGCCCGGCTTGGCACGACGCTGAAGGCCGGTCAGTTCACTCCCTGGGAGGGCCTGTCGGAGGGCACCGATCTGCTGTTCTACGAGGGTCTGCACGGACTGGTCGTCACCGACGAGGACAACGTCGCCCAACATGTGGACCTGGGCGTGGGTGTGGTGCCGATCGTCAACCTGGAGTGGATCCAGAAGATCCACCGGGACAACCTGGAGCGCGGCTACTCGGCCGAGGCCATCGTCGACACCATCATGCGGCGGATGCCGGACTATATCCTGCATATCACGCCCCAGTTCTCGCTGACCGACATCAACTTCCAGCGGGTGCCGACGGTGGACACCTCCAACCCCTTCATCGCCCGGGACATCCCCACCCCGGACGAGAGCTTCGTCATCATCCGCTTCCGCGAGCCCGATAAGCTGGAAATCGATTTCCCCTACCTGCTGTCCATGATCAAGGACTCCTTCATGTCCCGGCGCAACAGCATGGTAGTGCCCGGCGGCAAGATGGGGATGGCGATGGAGATCATCCTCCAGCCCATCATCGAGCGGATGATGGCCGCGCGGCGGGTCTAG
- a CDS encoding RNA-guided endonuclease InsQ/TnpB family protein, with amino-acid sequence MILSHKIALDPNNTQRTYLARAAGTASFAYNWALAQWQEQYQACQDNPLLAKPSEGALRRQLNAIKREQFPWMLEVTKCAPQHAIMQLGEAFKNFFAGRAKYPRFHKKGRNDSFALDNGQFVLDRSRIRLPHLGWVRVRETLRFPGKILSATISRTAHRWFVAVVVDTDQTLTRPAENQGVVGVDLGVTTLVTLSNGEQVIGPKAHKAVLKRMARLNRRLARKVKFSRNWRQAKARLARLHARIANVRLDALHKLTSDLARRFHTIGIEDLNVSGMVQNRHLARAVSDMSFFEFRRQLDYKIAMRGGVVVSADRWYPSSKICSGCGHKMDSLPLSIRHWDCPACGARHDRDLNAAINLAKYAASSAVSACGGEGAGAGRKARTKPAPVKQEVNFVHVCA; translated from the coding sequence ATGATCCTGTCGCACAAGATCGCGCTTGATCCCAACAACACCCAGCGCACCTATTTGGCGCGGGCCGCCGGGACCGCGAGCTTCGCCTACAACTGGGCGCTGGCGCAATGGCAGGAGCAGTACCAGGCGTGCCAGGACAACCCGCTGTTAGCCAAGCCCAGTGAGGGCGCCTTGCGCCGACAGTTGAACGCCATCAAGCGCGAGCAATTCCCCTGGATGCTCGAAGTAACCAAGTGCGCGCCCCAGCACGCCATCATGCAGTTGGGCGAGGCCTTCAAGAACTTCTTTGCCGGGCGCGCCAAGTACCCGCGCTTCCACAAGAAAGGTCGCAACGACAGCTTCGCCCTGGACAATGGGCAATTCGTTCTCGACCGTTCGCGTATCCGCCTCCCCCATCTGGGTTGGGTGCGGGTACGCGAGACGTTGCGTTTTCCCGGCAAGATTTTGTCGGCAACGATTTCTCGCACGGCTCACCGCTGGTTCGTCGCCGTCGTCGTGGATACCGATCAGACCCTCACCCGTCCCGCCGAAAACCAAGGCGTGGTGGGTGTCGATCTGGGTGTCACGACCCTGGTGACCCTTTCCAACGGCGAGCAAGTCATCGGCCCCAAGGCCCACAAGGCCGTTTTGAAGCGGATGGCGAGGCTCAATCGCCGTCTCGCGCGCAAGGTGAAATTTTCGCGCAACTGGCGCCAGGCCAAAGCCAGGCTGGCCCGTCTTCATGCCCGCATCGCCAACGTGCGTCTGGACGCCCTGCACAAACTCACCTCTGATCTGGCGCGGCGCTTCCATACCATCGGCATCGAAGACCTGAACGTCAGCGGCATGGTGCAGAATCGGCACCTGGCGCGCGCCGTCTCGGACATGAGCTTCTTCGAGTTCCGGCGGCAGTTGGACTACAAGATCGCCATGCGCGGCGGTGTCGTGGTGTCCGCTGATCGCTGGTATCCCAGCAGCAAGATCTGCTCGGGATGCGGTCATAAGATGGATTCCCTGCCGTTGTCCATACGGCACTGGGACTGCCCGGCCTGTGGCGCCCGCCACGACCGGGATCTGAATGCGGCGATTAACCTCGCCAAGTACGCCGCGAGTTCCGCGGTGTCTGCCTGTGGAGGGGAAGGCGCTGGCGCGGGCCGCAAGGCGCGCACGAAACCGGCCCCGGTGAAGCAGGAAGTCAACTTTGTTCATGTTTGCGCATGA